The following proteins are co-located in the Pseudomonas sp. ATCC 13867 genome:
- a CDS encoding HAD family hydrolase: MLRDLADYRCLVFDCDGVVLDSNAVKTRAFHEVALPFGADAAQAFVDYHQANGGISRYRKFEYFLRDIAGAADAQALLPGLLERYAAAVRQGLLDCAVAPGLQALRAQLPESRWLIVSGGDEAELRDVFSVRGLDGLFDGGIFGSPTPKDSILARELASGNITGPSLFLGDSRFDYLCAHEAGLDFVFLDGWSEFHHAAVFFADKPVAVRRDIQALLGSEGTP; this comes from the coding sequence ATGCTGCGGGATCTCGCCGACTACCGCTGCCTGGTGTTCGATTGCGATGGCGTCGTGCTGGACTCCAATGCGGTGAAGACGCGGGCGTTCCACGAGGTCGCGTTGCCGTTCGGCGCTGACGCGGCGCAGGCCTTTGTCGATTATCACCAGGCCAATGGCGGCATATCCCGTTACCGCAAGTTCGAGTACTTCCTGCGGGACATCGCGGGGGCGGCGGATGCCCAGGCATTGCTTCCCGGACTTCTCGAACGGTATGCCGCCGCCGTGCGCCAGGGGTTGCTGGACTGCGCGGTGGCGCCGGGCCTGCAGGCGTTGCGGGCGCAACTGCCGGAGAGCCGCTGGCTGATCGTTTCGGGGGGTGATGAAGCCGAGCTGCGCGACGTGTTCTCCGTCCGCGGTCTGGACGGCCTGTTCGATGGTGGCATTTTCGGCAGCCCGACACCGAAGGACAGCATCCTCGCCCGCGAACTGGCCAGCGGCAATATCACCGGTCCGTCCCTGTTCCTGGGAGACAGCCGCTTCGATTACCTGTGTGCCCATGAGGCCGGGCTGGATTTCGTCTTCCTTGACGGTTGGAGCGAGTTCCACCACGCGGCCGTTTTCTTCGCCGACAAGCCTGTCGCGGTGCGCCGCGATATCCAGGCATTGCTCGGCAGCGAAGGAACCCCATGA
- a CDS encoding 3-deoxy-manno-octulosonate cytidylyltransferase codes for MSVQPDYAVIIPARYQSSRLPGKPLVELDGVPMIVRTYRQCLKACPAERIYVATDDERIRQVCEAHSIAVLMTSGDCLTGTDRLAECAQQLAADVFINVQGDEPVFNPDDLLRVIEACGQWPGEVLNGFCAIEQEPQFRSTSTPKVVMRPDGRLLYMSRATIPGTKADEFVKAWRQVCLYAFPRAALEAFAACTSKTPLESLEDIEILRFLELGWEVRMLELSQDSIAVDNPEDVETAEAAIRARGL; via the coding sequence ATGTCCGTTCAGCCCGATTACGCCGTGATCATTCCTGCTCGCTACCAGTCCAGCCGTTTGCCGGGCAAGCCGCTGGTGGAGCTGGATGGCGTGCCGATGATCGTGCGCACCTATCGACAATGCCTGAAGGCCTGTCCGGCCGAGCGGATCTACGTCGCGACCGACGATGAGCGGATTCGCCAGGTATGCGAGGCGCATTCCATCGCCGTGCTGATGACTTCCGGGGACTGCCTGACCGGTACCGACCGACTCGCCGAATGCGCGCAGCAACTGGCGGCGGACGTGTTCATCAACGTGCAGGGCGACGAGCCGGTCTTCAATCCGGACGATCTGCTGCGCGTGATCGAGGCCTGCGGCCAGTGGCCGGGCGAGGTGCTCAACGGATTCTGCGCCATCGAGCAGGAACCTCAGTTCCGCAGTACGAGCACGCCCAAGGTGGTCATGCGTCCCGATGGCCGTCTGCTCTACATGTCCCGTGCGACCATTCCCGGTACCAAGGCGGACGAGTTCGTCAAGGCCTGGCGCCAGGTCTGCCTGTACGCCTTTCCGCGTGCCGCGCTCGAAGCCTTTGCCGCCTGCACGAGCAAGACGCCGCTGGAAAGTCTGGAGGACATCGAGATCCTGCGTTTCCTGGAACTGGGCTGGGAAGTCCGGATGCTCGAGCTGTCGCAGGACTCCATCGCCGTGGACAACCCCGAAGACGTCGAGACGGCCGAGGCAGCCATTCGGGCGCGGGGGCTGTGA